Proteins found in one Magnolia sinica isolate HGM2019 chromosome 5, MsV1, whole genome shotgun sequence genomic segment:
- the LOC131246754 gene encoding kinesin-like protein KIN-12B has protein sequence MKSSSNPRNGIPRGISSSENPQSPNPPSQKHQKPFRRPRSGLENVDPNTIADPSLPSPSPASKPSPAAKIRSPLPPRPPPNPLKRKLSAETAIDNGALASADSGVQVIVRMRPSNKEEEEGEQIVQKISTNSLSILDHVFTFDSVADTDSTQHDIFELVGMPLVENCLAGFNSSIFAYGQTGSGKTYTMWGPPNALVEDTPSSNHQKGLTPRVFERLFARINEEQVKQADKQLNYQCRCSFLEIYNEQITDLLDPNQKNLQIREDVKSGVYVDNLTEEYVCTMKDLSQLLIKGLANRRIGSTSINAESSRSHSVFTCVVESRCKSTADGLSSLRSSRINLVDLAGSERQKLTGAAGDRLKEAGNINRSLSQLGNLINILAEVSQSGKQRHIPYRDSRLTFLLQESLGGNAKLAMICAISPSQSCKSETLSTLRFAQRAKAIKNKAVVNEVTQDDVKAMRELIRQLKDELQRIKSNGVYSTGWDAHRSLNLLRLSLNRPATLPRVEDDSDEEMEIDEEDVEKLCLQVGLQSAAFHDVDKLHVLSETACEGLKTSKEKDFPTSVCGSNQDIEEADVNMEDCQSEMASDQVNEHVITAGHEEAVANAPVFPSPDILNPPDHEGNDNEKHMVHTTTGLLDGGSGGQPVEEKLLVSSDCSLLNGGSVDEPVDEKASTRVEPVELVDEKASTCAEPVELVDKKASTCVGPVDEKPSTCVVPVEEKASMQVDSKPALGDSPDITVEDPPQNSPTSLSIVPCESSPVLRSPPLSVSPRVDHNSRKSLRTSSTLTASGRDAAKDINSSTLTAGTKPSLAQSLRNSSSNALSSRPIMNSLMSTENLAASLHRGIQIIDSHQQSSALRLSSLRFSFKPVDLKLFLPVEKVDVGVQTLLEEPEMLENTTEFLCSYCKTRTPQLECNKEANNTTELPLVPVEESQVTEKSKKQVPKAVEKVLAGAIRREMALEEYCSRQAAEITQLNRLVQQYKHERECNAIIEQTREDKIRRLEALMDGVLPTEDFMEEEFVSLANEHKLLREKYENHPEVLRTKIELKRVHDELDGYRNFFDMGERDVLMEEIQHLRSQLQYYVDSSVSPMPTRKQGPLLQLTYPSEPTSAPLGTIPESTEETAEEKFEQERRCWTERESKWISLSEELRLELEASKSLAGKQKQELDSEKKCSEELKEALQMAMQGHARILEQYADLQEKHIALLARHRRITDGIEDVKRAAAKAGVKGAESRFINSLAAEISALKVEREKERRYFRDENKGLQSQLRDTAEAVQAAGELLVRLKEAEEAAAVAQKRATLVEQVAEKAHQEIDELKKRHEREISTLNQFLAESRLPKEALRPTYDDADVPTRYNGGENDQRWRQEFEPLYDGRDSEFSRIAEPSSWFTGYDKCNI, from the exons GTAATAGTTCGTATGCGGCCTTCAaacaaggaagaggaagaaggggAACAGATAGTGCAGAAGATTTCCACTAATTCCTTGTCCATCCTAGATCACGTCTTCACGTTTGACTCGGTTGCTGACACAGATTCGACCCAG CATGATATATTTGAGCTTGTAGGCATGCCGCTGGTTGAAAACTGTTTGGCTGGGTTTAACAGTTCCATATTTGCATATGGACAG ACTGGAAGTGGAAAGACATATACCATGTGGGGACCACCGAATGCCCTGGTTGAAGATACTCCGTCAAGTAATCATCAGAAGGGTTTAACTCCCCGCGTCTTTGAGCGACTTTTTGCACGAATAAATGAA GAGCAAGTTAAGCAAGCTGACAAACAGTTGAATTATCAATGCCGCTGTTCATTTTTGGAG ATTTATAATGAACAAATCACTGACTTATTGGATCCAAATCAAAAGAACCTTCAG ATTAGAGAAGATGTCAAGTCTGGCGTGTATGTTGACAATTTGACTGAGGAGTATGTCTGTACAATGAAGGACCTAAGTCAGCTTCTAATAAAG GGATTGGCAAATAGGAGAATTGGTTCCACAAGCATAAATGCAGAGAGTTCCCGTTCACACAGTGTCTTTACTTGTGTTGTCGAATCTCGTTGCAAG AGTACAGCAGATGGACTAAGCAGTTTGAGGAGCAGCAGAATCAATCTTGTTGATCTTGCTGGATCAGAAAGACAGAAACTGACAGGTGCGGCAGGAGATCGTTTGAAGGAAGCAGGGAATATTAATCGTTCCCTTTCTCAGCTTGG GAACTTGATAAATATTCTTGCGGAAGTTTCCCAATCTGGAAAGCAAAGGCATATTCCATATAGAGATTCCAGGCTGACATTCTTATTACAGGAATCATTGGGTGGCAATGCAAAACTGGCAATGATTTGTGCTATTTCACCATCACAAAG CTGTAAGAGTGAAACATTGAGCACTTTGAGATTTGCACAACGTGCAAAAGCCATAAAGAACAAGGCGGTTGTGAATGAAGTCACCCAGGATGATGTGAAAGCCATGCGAGAACTCATACGCCAACTGAAG GATGAGCTTCAAAGAATAAAGTCCAATGGTGTTTATTCAACCGGATGGGATGCACATAGGAGCTTGAATCTTTTGAGGTTGAGTCTCAATCGTCCGGCAACATTGCCTCGTGTGGAAGATGACAGTGATGAGGAGATGGAAATTGATGAGGAAGATGTTGAGAAGCTTTGTCTTCAAGTAGGTTTGCAATCAGCTGCGTTTCATGATGTGGACAAGCTGCATGTCCTGTCAGAAACAGCCTGTGAAGGATTGAAAACTTCAAAGGAGAAGGATTTTCCTACAAGTGTTTGTGGCAGCAATCAAGACATTGAAGAGGCTGATGTCAATATGGAAGACTGTCAATCAGAAATGGCTTCTGACCAAGTCAATGAGCACGTAATCACTGCTGGCCACGAAGAGGCTGTTGCAAATGCCCCAGTTTTTCCCAGTCCTGATATCCTAAATCCCCCAGATCATGAAGGTAACGACAATGAAAAACATATGGTCCATACAACAACCGGTTTACTTGACGGTGGTTCTGGGGGACAACCAGTTGAGGAAAAGCTTTTGGTGTCCTCAGACTGTAGTTTGCTTAATGGAGGATCAGTTGACGAGCCGGTGGACGAAAAAGCCTCCACACGTGTAGAGCCTGTGGAGCTGGTGGACGAAAAAGCCTCCACATGTGCAGAGCCTGTAGAGCTGGTGGATAAAAAAGCTTCCACATGTGTAGGGCCTGTGGACGAAAAACCCTCCACATGTGTAGTGCCTGTGGAGGAAAAAGCTTCTATGCAGGTGGACTCTAAACCAGCACTTGGAGATTCTCCGGATATTACAGTCGAAGATCCACCTCAGAATTCTCCCACTTCTCTTAGCATTGTACCATGTGAGTCATCACCAGTCCTGCGGTCTCCACCATTGAGCGTCTCACCCAGAGTAGATCACAATAGCAGGAAAAGCCTTAGAACATCATCGACATTAACAGCATCTGGGAGAGATGCTGCAAAGGACATCAATTCATCAACATTAACAGCAGGAACAAAGCCATCTCTTGCACAGTCACTGAGAAATAGTTCTTCCAATGCTCTCTCCTCTCGACCAATTATGAATTCCCTCATGTCAACCGAAAACCTGGCAGCTAGCCTCCATCGTGGTATTCAAATTATCGACAGTCACCAGCAGAGTTCGGCTTTGAGGCTATCTTCTCTTAGGTTTTCATTTAAACCTGTGGATCTCAAGCTGTTTCTGCCAGTCGAGAAGGTTGACGTGGGTGTACAAACTCTTCTGGAAGAGCCAGAAATGCTGGAAAATACAACAGAATTCTTGTGCAGTTATTGCAAGACAAGAACACCTCAGCTCGAATGCAACAAAGAGGCTAACAATACTACCGAATTACCATTAGTACCTGTTGAGGAATCACAGGTTACTGAAAAATCCAAGAAGCAAGTACCCAAA GCAGTGGAGAAGGTCTTGGCAGGAGCCATCAGGAGAGAAATGGCACTTGAAGAATATTGTTCGAGGCAAGCTGCGGAAATTACACAACTAAACCGTTTG GTCCAACAATACAAGCATGAACGTGAGTGCAATGCAATAATTGAACAGACACGTGAGGATAAAATCCGTCGTCTTGAGGCCCTTATGGATGGTGTTTTACCCACagaggatttcatggaggaagaGTTTGTGTCGCTTGCAAATGAGCACAAG CTTCTGAGAGAGAAATATGAGAACCATCCCGAGGTGCTTAGGACAAAAATTGAGTTAAAAAGGGTTCATGACGAGCTGGATGGGTATCGAAACTTCTTTGATATGGGCGAGAGGGATGTCTTAATGGAAGAAATTCAGCATTTGAGGAGCCAGTTGCAGTATTACGTAGACTCTTCAGTTTCACCCATGCCTACTCGAAAACAGGGTCCTTTGCTTCAGTTGACCTATCCAAGTGAACCCACTTCAGCTCCTCTTGGTACGATCCCAGAATCTACTGAAGAAACCGCTGAGGAAAAATTTGAACAGGAGAGGCGTTGTTGgactgagagagagagcaaaTGGATCTCTCTTTCTGAAGAACTGAGGCTTGAGCTGGAAGCAAGCAAATCTCTTGCAGGAAAACAGAAGCAAGAGCTCGACTCTGAGAAGAAATGCTCGGAGGAGCTGAAAGAGGCACTGCAAATGGCAATGCAGGGTCACGCTCGCATTCTTGAGCAGTATGCAGATCTTCAGGAGAAACACATTGCTTTGCTTGCAAGGCATCGGAGGATTACGGATGGGATAGAAGATGTAAAAAGAGCAGCCGCAAAAGCAGGAGTCAAGGGTGCTGAATCTAGGTTCATTAATTCCCTTGCTGCTGAAATTTCAGCCTTGAAAgtggaaagagagaaggagagacggTACTTCAGAGACGAAAACAAAGGACTTCAATCTCAACTGAGGGATACTGCTGAAGCTGTACAGGCTGCTGGCGAACTGCTCGTGCGCCTTAAAGAAGCTGAAGAAGCTGCTGCAGTTGCACAA AAGCGGGCCACATTGGTGGAGCAAGTGGCTGAAAAAGCTCACCAAGAAATTGATGAGTTGAAGAAGAGACATGAAAGAGAGATCAGCACTCTGAACCAGTTCCTGGCAGAGTCTCGCCTGCCCAAGGAAGCATTGAGACCCACGTATGATGATGCCGACGTGCCCACCAGATACAATGGGGGGGAGAATGATCAACGGTGGAGACAAGAATTTGAGCCGTTATATGATGGGCGAGACAGTGAATTCTCAAGAATAGCTGAGCCTTCGTCATGGTTTACTGGGTATGATAAATGCAACATATAG